DNA from Mycolicibacterium alvei:
TGCGCGCGGCTGAACTCGGTACTGCTGACCTCATCACCCACCCCGCGATGCAACAACGCGAACAGCGGTGCGCGCAGCAGAATGGCCAAATGACCTCACCGGGCGACGACGATCAGGGCGGGCTCGAACAGGTCTCGCATGCGGATCGCGTCGCCGCGTTGACCGGGGTGCGCGCGGTGGCCGCGCTGACCGTCATGGGAACCCACGCGGCGTACGGCACCGGCCTGCTGTCGCAGGGATATCTGGGTCTGATCGGCGCCCGCCTCGAGGTCGGGGTGGCGATTTTCTTCGTGCTCTCGGGGTTGCTGTTGTTCCGTCCGTGGGTGCAGGCCGCCGCCGCAGCGGCCGATGCGCCGAGCACCCGTCGCTATGCGCGAAATCGGTTCCGCCGCATCATGCCCGCGTATGTCGTCACCGTCCTGATCGTCTACGGCATCTACGAACTTCGGCCCGTGCAACCGAATCCCGGGCACACCTGGGCGGGCCTGTTACGCAATCTGACGCTGACCCAGATCTACAGCGACGACTACTTCACCACCTATCTGCACCAGGGCCTGAGCCAGATGTGGAGCCTGGCGGTCGAGGTTGCGTTCTACGCGGTGTTGCCGCTGCTGGCGTATCTGTTGCTGGTGGTTTTATGTCGCAAGCGGTTTCGGCCGGTGCTGCTGCTGGTCGGGTTGGCGGTGCTGGGTGCGCTGAGCCCGCTCTGGCTGGTGTTGCTGCACAACACCGACTGGCTGCCGGTGGGCGGCGGGGCGTGGCTGCCGCACTACCTGGTGTGGTTCGTCGGGGGGATGATGCTGGCGGTGCTGGCGACGATGGGTGTGCGCTGCTACGCGATGGCGACGTTGCCCCTGGCGCTGGCCTGCTATCTGGTGGTCTCGACCCCGATCGCGGGCACGACGACGGCGCTCACCCTCGGCCTGAGTGAGGACGTGGCCAAGACGATGTTCTACGTGCTCATCGCGACACTCGTGGTGGCTCCGCTGGCACTGGGCGACGACGGGCGCTACGCGCGGGTGATGGGCAGCCGGCCCATGGTGTGGTTGGGCGAGATCTCCTACGAGATATTCCTGTTGCACGTGGTCGCTATGGACCTGGTCATGGAGTTCGTACTGGGCTGGCACGTGTACACCGGTTCGGCGACCGTGTTGTTCCTCGTGACGTTGGTGGCCACGCTGCCGTTCGCCTGGGTGCTACACGTTACGACGAGGCCGCGCGGGCGACGACGATCTGCGGGCTGAGCAGGCCACCGCTCAACTCCACCGAGACATCGGCTTGCGCGGCCAGCGCACGCAGCGCCGAGGGACTGTAGCTGTGCAGCGAGCTGATGATCCCGTCGTGCACGAACGGCAGCACTGCGGCCAGGGGCAGCATCGTCGCCAGGCGCAACACGTGCAGCGGGGCGGGCGGTCGCGGCAGATCGATGATCAGCAGCGTCTTGGCAACGCGGGTGCCCTCGGCGAACACCCGCGCGGCCTGCGACGGGGGCAGATGGTGGAACGACAAGGCGAACACGGCGAGGTCGTAACTGCCGTCGGTGGCGTCGATCTCGGTGGCGTCCATCTGGCGGACCTCGGCGCGGGGATGACTGCCGAGGTCACTCGCGGCGATGCGGTCGACCGATTCCGGGTGGAGGTCGGTGACGGTGACATGCGCGGAAGGATGGTCGGTCAGCAGCTGGAGCGACACTCCGCCCTGCCCGGCGCCCAATTCGAGAATCCGCGGATCGGGCACGTCGGCAACCAGATCGAGCGCGATCGCGGCAAACCGCTGATGGCTCTTGAAGAACCGGCCGGCCCAGTCCAGCGCGCCGTCGCGGTCCAGGTATTCCTGCCGATCTGTTTCCAGCAGTCGGTCCAGACACGATGCGTTCGGTCCGCCGCGGGGCATCCGATCGATACTCATGTACGCCATGATGTATCAATGCCGGCCGACTTCGTAGCTGCAATCGACCAGGGCACCACCAGCACCCGATGCATGATTTTCGATCACGGTGGCACCGAAGTGGGGCGCCACCAGCTCGAACATCAGCAGATCCTGCCCAAAGCGGGGTGGGTGGAACACAATCCGGTCGAGATCTGGGAACGTACCTCCGCGGCCGTCATGACCGCCTTGAACAAGACCGACCTGGTGGCCGGAGACCTTGCCGCGCTGGGTATCACCAACCAGCGGGAGACCACGCTGGTCTGGAACCGCCACACGGGCCGTCCGTACCACAACGCCATCGTCTGGCAGGACACCCGCACCGACCGCATCGCCGCCGCGCTGGACCGTGACGGCCGTGGCGACGTGATTCGCCGTAAGGCCGGGCTGCCGCCCGCGACCTACTTCTCGGGCGGCAAGATCCAGTGGATCCTCGACAACGTCGACGGAGTCCGACGCGATGCGGAGAACGGTGACGCGATCTTCGGCACGCCCGACACCTGGGTGACCTGGAACCTCACCGGTGGTTATCGCGGCGGTGTGCACGTCACCGACGTCACCAACGCCAGCCGCACCATGCTGATGAACCTGGAAACGCTGGACTGGGACGACGAGCTGCTGTCGTTCTTCTCGATTCCACGGCAGATGCTGCCCGAGATCAAGCCGTCGTCCTATCCGGCCTCGTTCGGCATCACCCGCGACGACGGGCCGCTGGCCGGGCAGGTGCCGGTGACCGGAATCCTCGGTGACCAGCAGGCCGCCATGGTGGGCCAGGTGTGCCTGGAACCCGGCGAGGCCAAGAATACCTACGGCACAGGCAATTTCCTCCTGCTCAACACCGGCGAGAAGATCGTGCGCTCGGACAACGGACTGCTCACCACGGTGTGCTACCAGTTCGGCGACTCGAACCCCGTTTATGCCCTTGAAGGCTCGATCGCCGTGACCGGTTCGGCGGTGCAGTGGCTGCGCGATCAGCTGGGCATCATCAGCGGTGCGGCCCAGAGCGAGGCACTGGCCCGGCAGGTGGCCGACAACGGCGGCGTCTACTTCGTGCCCGCGTTCTCCGGGCTGTTCGCACCCTACTGGCGTTCGGACGCCCGGGGTGTCATCGTCGGGCTGTCCCGCTTCAATACCAATGCACATCTGGCTCGGGCCACCCTGGAGGCGATCTGTTACCAGAGCCGCGACGTGGTGGAGGCCATGGAAGCCGATTCCGGTGTGCACCTTGAGGTTCTGAAGGTGGACGGCGGAATCACCGCCAATGGGCTGTGCATGCAGATCCAGGCCGACGTGCTGGGGGTCGATGTGGTCAAACCCGTGGTGGCCGAGACCACGGCGCTGGGTGCGGCATATGCGGCGGGGCTCGCGGTGGGGTTCTGGGAGAGCCCCGACGACCTCCGGGCCAACTGGCAGGAAGGCCAGCGCTGGAGCCCGCAGTGGGATGACGAGCAGCGCTCAGGGGGTTACGCCGGGTGGCGCAAAGCAGTTTCGCGCACCCTGGACTGGGTCGAGATCGACTGACCTACTACCGCTGGCACTTCGCGACGATCGCGTTGAACTCGTCGTAGTACTGCGCGCCGAGAACTGCGTGCGTGGCCTTGTCTTTCTTGCGGACTGCGTCGGTGATCTGCCCGGCCAGCTCGCCC
Protein-coding regions in this window:
- the glpK gene encoding glycerol kinase GlpK, giving the protein MPADFVAAIDQGTTSTRCMIFDHGGTEVGRHQLEHQQILPKAGWVEHNPVEIWERTSAAVMTALNKTDLVAGDLAALGITNQRETTLVWNRHTGRPYHNAIVWQDTRTDRIAAALDRDGRGDVIRRKAGLPPATYFSGGKIQWILDNVDGVRRDAENGDAIFGTPDTWVTWNLTGGYRGGVHVTDVTNASRTMLMNLETLDWDDELLSFFSIPRQMLPEIKPSSYPASFGITRDDGPLAGQVPVTGILGDQQAAMVGQVCLEPGEAKNTYGTGNFLLLNTGEKIVRSDNGLLTTVCYQFGDSNPVYALEGSIAVTGSAVQWLRDQLGIISGAAQSEALARQVADNGGVYFVPAFSGLFAPYWRSDARGVIVGLSRFNTNAHLARATLEAICYQSRDVVEAMEADSGVHLEVLKVDGGITANGLCMQIQADVLGVDVVKPVVAETTALGAAYAAGLAVGFWESPDDLRANWQEGQRWSPQWDDEQRSGGYAGWRKAVSRTLDWVEID
- a CDS encoding class I SAM-dependent methyltransferase — its product is MAYMSIDRMPRGGPNASCLDRLLETDRQEYLDRDGALDWAGRFFKSHQRFAAIALDLVADVPDPRILELGAGQGGVSLQLLTDHPSAHVTVTDLHPESVDRIAASDLGSHPRAEVRQMDATEIDATDGSYDLAVFALSFHHLPPSQAARVFAEGTRVAKTLLIIDLPRPPAPLHVLRLATMLPLAAVLPFVHDGIISSLHSYSPSALRALAAQADVSVELSGGLLSPQIVVARAASS
- a CDS encoding acyltransferase family protein, with product MTSPGDDDQGGLEQVSHADRVAALTGVRAVAALTVMGTHAAYGTGLLSQGYLGLIGARLEVGVAIFFVLSGLLLFRPWVQAAAAAADAPSTRRYARNRFRRIMPAYVVTVLIVYGIYELRPVQPNPGHTWAGLLRNLTLTQIYSDDYFTTYLHQGLSQMWSLAVEVAFYAVLPLLAYLLLVVLCRKRFRPVLLLVGLAVLGALSPLWLVLLHNTDWLPVGGGAWLPHYLVWFVGGMMLAVLATMGVRCYAMATLPLALACYLVVSTPIAGTTTALTLGLSEDVAKTMFYVLIATLVVAPLALGDDGRYARVMGSRPMVWLGEISYEIFLLHVVAMDLVMEFVLGWHVYTGSATVLFLVTLVATLPFAWVLHVTTRPRGRRRSAG